A genomic region of Methanothermobacter thermautotrophicus str. Delta H contains the following coding sequences:
- the ehbF gene encoding energy conserving hydrogenase EhbF, producing MNPLIPVMVVLPILCALLLNLLHGRDRTVKALAVAVAILLPIIPLLAGYGVHYFGGYAPLSENSTIAAGLPASIKSSYLYSFHPAITYVFGSAQRIFLLILSLVTFLAVLTSLNEVRRPSGVYAFLMFMGTAAVTAIVLTDDIFNLYVFFEIAALAQVGVVLCSGVERNYETALKYMMIGGVAVPMLLLGVGILLALTGNVNISDIVYSMRSGLVNPGSPLFLLASALLIFGWLYGTGLPPFHTIKSAIYSKALPHGSALLQAFSVFTFTALAIVILRMFYHVPLVRWVMVFFSLAGMVLGISMALMQTDLRRMIGFLAVGELGYIGIGLGLGTAASISAGLFQAVNEALITACIFLGFGTIFYMTGKTDPEAMGGLLAYKPGLAGLVMLSGFIMAGVPPFNVFQSKLRLIQAAIQAGVPELGILMILLSIVTFMTFMRAFYSVYLKPEPRGMELESRSVPRSTVFSMVVLIIICTVLGIAPWLATSQFTALIQGLII from the coding sequence ATGAATCCACTCATACCGGTCATGGTGGTTTTACCGATTCTATGCGCACTTCTCCTGAACCTCCTGCATGGAAGGGACAGGACTGTAAAGGCACTGGCAGTTGCAGTGGCGATCCTTCTTCCCATAATACCGCTACTTGCAGGATACGGCGTCCATTATTTTGGAGGATACGCGCCTCTATCTGAGAATTCAACGATTGCAGCGGGGCTGCCGGCTTCCATAAAATCGTCCTATCTGTACTCATTCCACCCGGCGATAACCTATGTGTTTGGAAGTGCCCAGAGGATATTTCTCCTGATACTCTCACTGGTGACATTCCTGGCGGTTCTAACCTCCCTCAATGAGGTAAGAAGGCCATCAGGTGTCTACGCATTCCTCATGTTCATGGGGACCGCCGCTGTCACAGCAATAGTCCTCACGGACGACATATTCAACCTTTATGTCTTCTTTGAGATAGCGGCCCTGGCACAGGTGGGTGTGGTCCTCTGCTCGGGGGTGGAGCGTAACTATGAAACCGCCCTCAAGTACATGATGATAGGTGGGGTTGCGGTCCCCATGCTGCTGCTGGGTGTGGGCATCCTTCTGGCTCTGACAGGTAACGTGAACATATCTGATATTGTGTACTCAATGAGGAGCGGTCTCGTTAACCCGGGAAGTCCACTGTTCCTCCTGGCATCAGCACTGCTAATCTTCGGGTGGCTCTACGGGACAGGATTGCCACCCTTCCACACAATAAAATCTGCCATCTACAGCAAGGCCCTCCCACATGGATCAGCACTCCTCCAGGCCTTCTCTGTGTTCACATTCACGGCCCTGGCCATTGTGATACTCAGAATGTTCTACCATGTCCCCCTCGTGAGGTGGGTGATGGTGTTCTTCTCCCTGGCGGGGATGGTCCTGGGTATAAGCATGGCACTCATGCAGACCGATCTGAGGAGGATGATAGGTTTCCTTGCAGTGGGGGAGCTGGGATACATAGGGATAGGCCTTGGCCTTGGAACAGCCGCCAGCATATCAGCCGGACTATTCCAGGCAGTGAACGAGGCCCTGATAACGGCATGCATATTCTTGGGCTTTGGAACCATATTCTACATGACGGGTAAAACAGACCCGGAGGCCATGGGAGGTCTCCTGGCATATAAGCCAGGACTTGCAGGTCTTGTGATGCTTTCAGGGTTCATAATGGCAGGGGTGCCACCATTCAATGTATTCCAGAGCAAACTGCGCCTGATCCAGGCAGCGATTCAGGCAGGGGTCCCTGAGCTCGGTATCCTCATGATACTCCTCAGCATAGTAACCTTCATGACATTCATGAGAGCCTTCTATTCGGTTTACCTCAAACCGGAGCCCAGGGGGATGGAGCTGGAATCCAGGTCCGTGCCCAGGTCAACGGTCTTCTCAATGGTGGTGCTCATCATAATCTGCACCGTCCTTGGAATCGCACCATGGCTTGCAACCTCACAGTTCACGGCACTCATACAGGGTCTTATAATATGA
- a CDS encoding CRISPR-associated protein Cas4 — protein sequence MSVAVSMISEFMFCPLKLYLREVLGVREPMRPEAVHLRKAYLDFRAAAESITRKLEDDVGVDELESMLMEDLERILGDLNEGERDLIAEPMVFEVRTMALRIGRAMNILGGQCDRVASLLFPPLIRDYPIYDPSIELHGRVSMEISGGSYHPLKFRTSLPPASGVWPSDSLEITAQAILVEREFETEVMVSFIDYILPAERRPVVIDYRRREYLFDVLDEIRRITEDGEVPSVDLNPSRCAGCSLAEVCSREGPC from the coding sequence ATGTCGGTTGCTGTGTCCATGATATCCGAATTCATGTTCTGCCCCCTCAAACTGTACCTCCGGGAGGTTCTCGGGGTGAGGGAACCCATGAGACCCGAGGCAGTACACCTCAGGAAGGCCTACCTTGACTTCAGGGCAGCGGCAGAGAGCATCACCCGGAAACTGGAAGATGATGTTGGGGTGGATGAACTGGAATCAATGCTGATGGAGGACCTTGAGAGAATTCTGGGGGACCTTAATGAGGGTGAAAGGGATCTGATAGCTGAACCCATGGTATTTGAGGTGAGGACCATGGCACTGCGTATAGGGAGGGCCATGAACATCCTGGGGGGCCAGTGCGACAGGGTGGCCTCCCTCCTCTTCCCACCCCTCATCAGGGACTACCCCATATATGATCCGTCCATCGAACTGCATGGCCGTGTCAGCATGGAGATAAGTGGTGGTTCATATCACCCCCTCAAGTTCAGGACATCCCTGCCACCTGCAAGTGGGGTATGGCCCTCTGACAGCCTTGAAATAACGGCCCAGGCAATTCTGGTTGAGAGGGAATTTGAAACAGAGGTCATGGTATCCTTCATAGACTATATCCTGCCTGCAGAGCGGCGGCCGGTGGTGATAGATTACCGCAGGAGGGAGTACCTCTTCGATGTGCTTGATGAGATAAGGAGGATAACCGAGGATGGTGAGGTTCCCTCCGTGGATCTGAACCCCTCAAGGTGTGCCGGTTGCAGCCTTGCAGAGGTCTGCTCCAGGGAGGGTCCGTGCTGA
- a CDS encoding NADH-quinone oxidoreductase subunit B family protein has protein sequence MGLKSFSRARAVHAMLVYTGGCNGCDIEIVNAVFSPKYDAEQYKIFLTWNPREADVLIVTGPVTKQNEEPLKAIYNAIPEPKAVIAAGACALMGGVYKNIHGDIPSEEICGPVDKVIPVDAKVPGCAVRPEDVLAGAVAALPKLLEAD, from the coding sequence ATGGGACTTAAATCATTTTCAAGGGCAAGGGCAGTACATGCAATGCTCGTATACACAGGGGGATGCAATGGCTGCGATATAGAGATCGTAAACGCAGTTTTCTCACCGAAATATGATGCTGAACAGTACAAAATATTCCTCACATGGAACCCAAGGGAGGCCGATGTCCTCATAGTAACGGGTCCGGTTACAAAGCAGAACGAGGAACCACTGAAGGCCATATACAATGCAATACCCGAACCAAAGGCAGTTATAGCTGCAGGTGCATGCGCACTCATGGGCGGTGTCTACAAGAACATACACGGGGACATACCCTCTGAGGAGATCTGCGGCCCAGTGGACAAGGTCATACCAGTTGATGCCAAGGTCCCGGGCTGCGCAGTAAGGCCAGAGGACGTACTTGCAGGTGCAGTGGCGGCACTTCCAAAACTGCTGGAGGCGGATTGA
- a CDS encoding respiratory chain complex I subunit 1 family protein, translated as MDPSYSAVTVLGTVILGLLVSLWLPGIERKFVHARIQQRIGPPVSSPGLMAALKFFYKKTVRPSSPLPRLYNSLPIVGFISALLILLFLIPPMYTLGALASLVAIVGFLKIEEVIYVFMGSLSRSVMSMGMPFPDLARGAKHPDLQRYFLEDLSSMRAFRLIAFGSFPIYIALFVPAVMSGSIFLKDIVAYQAVHGPVLFTLAGVVGAVVFFIGYMILLNEYPFAILKTKADVIEGPYMEYAARYRAFVYITRGFLMFTLGCLFSVLFLGVPPNILSWGILVNIAVAAVFPILMAIFSAFAPVFTFKQFYPVTAAASVLGVLALVTAFV; from the coding sequence ATGGATCCATCATACTCAGCTGTAACGGTTTTGGGAACGGTAATACTGGGATTGCTTGTGAGCCTCTGGCTCCCGGGTATTGAAAGAAAATTCGTGCATGCAAGGATACAGCAGAGGATAGGACCACCTGTCTCAAGCCCGGGGCTCATGGCAGCCCTCAAGTTCTTCTATAAAAAGACAGTCAGGCCATCCTCACCCCTGCCAAGGCTCTACAATTCACTCCCGATAGTAGGCTTCATATCAGCCCTCCTCATACTGCTCTTCCTAATACCACCAATGTACACTCTGGGGGCCCTGGCAAGCCTTGTTGCCATCGTCGGGTTCCTGAAGATAGAGGAGGTCATATATGTATTCATGGGTTCCCTCTCAAGGTCTGTCATGTCCATGGGGATGCCCTTCCCTGACCTTGCAAGGGGGGCGAAGCACCCGGATCTTCAGAGGTATTTCCTTGAAGATCTGAGCTCCATGAGGGCATTCCGTTTGATAGCCTTTGGTTCCTTCCCAATTTACATTGCACTCTTTGTGCCGGCTGTGATGTCAGGGAGCATCTTCCTGAAGGACATAGTGGCATATCAGGCGGTCCATGGACCTGTCCTCTTTACCCTTGCCGGTGTTGTGGGGGCCGTTGTCTTCTTCATAGGATACATGATACTCCTCAACGAGTACCCCTTCGCAATACTCAAGACAAAGGCTGACGTGATAGAGGGACCATACATGGAGTACGCCGCACGCTACCGGGCCTTTGTCTACATAACCAGGGGTTTCCTAATGTTCACCCTGGGGTGTCTCTTCTCAGTCCTCTTCCTGGGAGTGCCACCGAACATACTCAGCTGGGGAATACTTGTTAACATTGCAGTTGCGGCGGTTTTCCCTATCCTGATGGCCATATTCAGCGCCTTTGCACCGGTATTCACATTCAAGCAGTTCTACCCTGTAACAGCAGCGGCTTCGGTGCTCGGGGTCCTGGCACTGGTCACAGCATTTGTCTGA
- a CDS encoding DUF2109 family protein — translation MYLIIMKSAVLFISSILVILAALGILRFRDNVERVLYARIHILGIADVACILALLALGEPLLAATYFILAPFVSHAIANAHHYGEGD, via the coding sequence ATGTATCTGATAATCATGAAATCAGCGGTTCTCTTCATATCATCCATACTCGTGATACTAGCAGCCCTGGGGATACTCAGGTTCAGGGATAACGTCGAGCGTGTCCTGTATGCCAGGATCCATATCCTGGGAATAGCTGACGTGGCATGCATACTCGCCCTTCTTGCACTCGGCGAGCCACTACTGGCAGCCACCTACTTCATACTGGCACCCTTCGTGTCCCATGCAATAGCCAACGCCCACCACTACGGGGAGGGAGATTAG
- a CDS encoding 4Fe-4S binding protein: MFISTGKCEGLGECVKACPTEAIRMIDGRAFSCITCGACMEACPNKAIRRNRYGGYVVDRAKCNACGVCEMTCPVNSIKIEDGVVKGICARCGLCVDACPLGARVDAFDLIEDRQLRFLESLNLAVKPPVKRTPRSHEATRVNVVTDTDRCTLCRRCQYYCPTGAIIVDTGEGVCTECRVCEDVCPVGAIEDLEIDPEKCTLCLKCMRECPSNAIYIDDFKVKIRRAEDRGEGSIVSCLNCGLCAESCERGALRMVDGKLRYDPTLCRDCDETPCIEACPVGTLRMVDGELRGYCVSCGRCVNVCDVSEARSFQTVRWDGSVSEDCISCGICSELCPVDAITLRRGSIEVDTDRCILCEKCGIHCPVDAIPRTTMKKRSIKGGFTLIDPRLCIGCGLCLDVCPEDAISRDESGLMIVDDDKCIHCGACSNICPARAVIFEREFASD, from the coding sequence ATGTTCATATCAACAGGAAAATGTGAGGGACTCGGGGAATGTGTTAAGGCATGCCCTACAGAAGCCATAAGGATGATCGATGGCAGGGCCTTCAGCTGCATAACCTGCGGCGCCTGCATGGAGGCCTGCCCCAACAAGGCAATACGCAGGAACAGGTACGGTGGATACGTTGTTGACAGGGCCAAGTGCAATGCCTGCGGTGTATGTGAGATGACCTGCCCTGTTAACAGTATAAAGATAGAGGATGGTGTTGTTAAGGGCATATGCGCAAGGTGCGGTCTCTGCGTGGATGCATGTCCCCTCGGTGCAAGGGTGGACGCCTTTGACCTCATAGAGGACAGACAGCTTCGATTCCTCGAATCACTGAACCTTGCAGTGAAGCCACCGGTGAAGAGGACTCCCAGGAGTCATGAGGCCACCAGGGTCAACGTGGTCACCGACACAGATAGATGCACCCTCTGCAGGAGGTGCCAGTACTACTGCCCCACCGGCGCCATTATCGTTGATACCGGGGAGGGCGTATGTACGGAGTGCCGTGTCTGTGAGGATGTCTGTCCGGTCGGTGCAATAGAGGACCTCGAAATCGACCCTGAAAAATGCACCCTCTGCCTCAAATGCATGAGGGAATGCCCCAGCAATGCAATATACATTGACGACTTCAAGGTGAAAATAAGGAGAGCAGAGGACAGGGGTGAGGGCAGCATAGTGTCCTGCCTCAACTGCGGCCTCTGCGCGGAGTCCTGTGAAAGGGGCGCCCTAAGGATGGTTGATGGCAAACTAAGATATGACCCGACACTCTGCAGGGACTGTGATGAGACACCATGCATCGAGGCATGCCCTGTGGGCACACTGCGGATGGTTGATGGGGAGCTCAGGGGTTACTGTGTTTCATGTGGCCGGTGCGTTAATGTCTGTGATGTTAGTGAGGCAAGGAGCTTCCAGACGGTCAGATGGGATGGATCAGTCTCAGAAGACTGCATATCATGTGGTATATGCTCCGAGTTATGTCCTGTGGATGCCATAACCCTCCGCAGAGGGTCCATAGAGGTGGACACCGACAGATGCATACTGTGTGAGAAGTGTGGCATACACTGCCCTGTCGATGCGATACCCAGAACAACCATGAAGAAGAGAAGTATAAAGGGCGGATTCACCCTCATAGACCCGAGACTCTGCATAGGATGCGGCCTCTGTCTGGATGTTTGCCCAGAGGATGCCATATCAAGGGATGAAAGCGGATTGATGATAGTTGATGATGATAAATGCATACACTGTGGTGCATGCTCCAACATATGCCCTGCCAGGGCTGTCATATTTGAGAGGGAATTTGCATCAGATTAA
- a CDS encoding DUF5612 domain-containing protein, with product MTSVALSIKTVERPGVLSEITGMIASRNINITYAHLYVERDGHGAIYMELEDIDDRESLINELKSSSTVLDVKIHRSLEEIYGKRIIIIGGGAQVSQVAMGAISEADRHNIRGERISIDTIPLVGEEELAEAVRAVGRLPRVAALVLAGSLMGGEITRAVEMVKREHDITVISLNMPGSVTDVADLVVTDPIQAGVMSVMAVADTAVFSIEKVRGKKF from the coding sequence ATGACTTCAGTGGCTCTGAGTATAAAGACCGTGGAGAGGCCAGGTGTTCTAAGTGAGATAACAGGCATGATAGCCTCAAGGAATATAAACATCACCTACGCCCACCTCTACGTTGAAAGGGATGGTCATGGCGCAATATATATGGAACTCGAGGATATAGATGACAGGGAGTCCCTCATCAATGAGCTGAAGTCCTCCAGCACGGTACTGGATGTGAAGATACACAGGTCACTGGAGGAGATCTATGGTAAGAGGATAATCATAATCGGTGGGGGAGCCCAGGTCTCCCAGGTTGCAATGGGGGCCATCAGTGAGGCCGACAGGCACAACATCAGGGGAGAACGTATAAGCATCGACACCATCCCCCTGGTCGGGGAGGAGGAACTTGCGGAGGCAGTGAGGGCCGTGGGGAGACTCCCGAGGGTGGCGGCCCTGGTACTTGCAGGGTCCCTCATGGGTGGTGAAATCACAAGGGCAGTTGAGATGGTTAAAAGGGAACATGATATCACGGTTATAAGCCTCAACATGCCCGGAAGCGTCACCGATGTGGCTGACCTCGTTGTAACAGACCCCATACAGGCAGGGGTTATGAGTGTCATGGCGGTGGCTGATACCGCTGTTTTCAGTATAGAAAAGGTAAGGGGTAAAAAATTTTAG
- a CDS encoding homoserine dehydrogenase yields MNIGLIGFGTIGAGVVEIFNTNPDIIMKKTGMELRLRRVVDLDIETDRGVEIDPGILSTDADDILEDPEIDIVIELIGGYEPARSFILKAIENGKHVVTANKALLARHWDEIMDAAREHGVRVAFEASVGGGIPVLRALNESLAANRIESIYGIINGTANYILTRMASEGMEFDDVLREAQRLGYAERDPTFDIEGHDTAQKLIILTLLGFGVHVPEDELHVEGISSIRRDDIEYATAELGCSVKLLATARLNDGELELGVTPTLVPHHHLLSSVNGVFNGIYITGDFTGPVMFYGKGAGRRATASAVVADCMDIAVNPEGSMPTGPGIRVVESVRDFSRTSSRYYIRLDAVDRAGVLHEIAGAFSRHGISIESVTQKGAHEGETVPIYIVTHEASEGAIQGALSEISEIRWVRGEPLRLRIL; encoded by the coding sequence GTGAACATTGGACTCATAGGATTTGGAACAATAGGGGCAGGTGTGGTGGAAATATTCAACACCAACCCTGATATCATAATGAAAAAGACAGGGATGGAGCTCAGGCTCAGGAGGGTGGTTGACCTTGACATTGAAACCGACCGTGGCGTTGAAATAGATCCGGGGATCCTGTCAACCGACGCAGATGACATTCTCGAGGATCCTGAAATAGACATCGTCATAGAACTCATAGGTGGCTATGAACCGGCGCGTAGCTTCATCCTGAAGGCCATAGAAAATGGTAAACATGTTGTAACAGCCAACAAGGCACTCCTTGCAAGGCACTGGGATGAGATAATGGATGCTGCCAGGGAGCATGGCGTGAGGGTTGCATTTGAGGCCAGTGTTGGTGGTGGTATACCCGTCCTCAGGGCCCTCAACGAGTCCCTCGCAGCCAACAGAATAGAATCCATATATGGAATAATAAACGGTACCGCCAATTACATACTGACCAGGATGGCCTCAGAGGGCATGGAATTTGATGATGTTCTGCGGGAGGCCCAGAGGCTCGGATATGCTGAAAGGGATCCCACCTTCGACATAGAGGGCCATGACACCGCACAGAAGCTAATAATACTCACACTGCTTGGTTTTGGTGTCCATGTACCGGAGGATGAACTCCATGTTGAGGGTATAAGCAGTATAAGGAGGGATGACATTGAATATGCCACTGCAGAGCTTGGATGCAGTGTGAAGCTCCTTGCAACAGCCAGGCTCAATGATGGTGAACTGGAGCTGGGTGTTACACCAACCCTTGTACCACACCATCACCTCCTCTCCTCTGTGAACGGTGTCTTCAACGGGATATACATCACAGGGGACTTCACAGGGCCAGTCATGTTCTATGGGAAGGGTGCAGGCAGGAGGGCCACTGCAAGTGCAGTTGTCGCAGACTGCATGGATATTGCAGTTAACCCTGAGGGATCAATGCCCACAGGTCCGGGCATCAGGGTTGTTGAGTCAGTGCGGGACTTCTCCAGGACATCCTCAAGGTACTACATAAGGCTTGATGCCGTAGACAGGGCAGGGGTGCTCCATGAAATAGCCGGAGCCTTCAGCAGGCACGGTATAAGTATAGAATCAGTGACCCAGAAGGGCGCCCATGAGGGTGAAACTGTGCCGATCTACATCGTAACCCATGAGGCAAGTGAGGGGGCCATCCAGGGGGCCCTCTCTGAGATATCAGAGATCAGGTGGGTGAGGGGTGAACCCCTGCGCCTCCGGATACTCTGA
- a CDS encoding 4Fe-4S binding protein, which produces MKNLLRIMLEGSYTNLKRIFLAADRVTDMELRRRILEGRVEPEPKVAEVSCIGCAGCSNACPTGAIEMRDLDEPVEIIEGLVKKQLPVLNSEKCVHCYYCHDFCPLYALFGEPGTIHPNDVGEVDFDAGRVLKKPVKISEDKLRFISQFLADKSVMKTDTLAEAARRIR; this is translated from the coding sequence GTGAAGAATCTTCTAAGGATAATGCTGGAGGGATCCTACACCAACCTGAAGAGGATATTCCTTGCAGCGGACCGTGTGACAGATATGGAACTGCGAAGGAGGATCCTTGAGGGGAGGGTGGAACCCGAACCCAAGGTCGCCGAGGTCTCATGCATAGGATGCGCAGGGTGCTCCAACGCCTGCCCCACAGGGGCCATTGAGATGAGGGACCTGGATGAACCCGTTGAGATAATTGAGGGTCTCGTGAAGAAACAGTTACCGGTACTGAACAGTGAAAAATGCGTTCACTGTTACTACTGTCACGACTTCTGCCCCCTCTACGCACTCTTCGGTGAACCCGGAACCATACACCCCAACGATGTGGGAGAGGTTGATTTCGACGCAGGGAGGGTGCTAAAGAAACCAGTTAAGATATCAGAAGATAAACTCAGATTCATATCACAGTTCCTGGCTGATAAGAGTGTTATGAAGACCGATACCCTTGCAGAGGCTGCAAGGAGGATCAGGTGA
- a CDS encoding energy-converting hydrogenase B subunit P, which translates to MKMVIRPRHMISLGGYIVELEFPYRNLIVVNPTDEHIKIEVPVFDEEWIEEHRKLGLKIVPVGDDDNYLSLWRREKALLEASD; encoded by the coding sequence ATGAAGATGGTGATAAGACCAAGGCACATGATAAGCCTCGGAGGGTACATAGTTGAACTCGAGTTCCCCTACCGCAACCTCATAGTCGTAAACCCCACCGATGAGCACATAAAGATAGAGGTCCCTGTATTTGATGAGGAATGGATAGAGGAGCACCGGAAACTCGGACTTAAAATAGTGCCTGTGGGGGATGATGATAACTACCTGAGCCTGTGGAGGAGGGAGAAGGCCCTCCTTGAGGCTTCAGATTAA
- a CDS encoding DUF4040 domain-containing protein: protein MIEYVIMIIAILGAVLALVQRDLLKAAILTGVPGAAIAALYQLLLAPDVALTQAIVGSAIIPVFFALAAYKTMRMEEE from the coding sequence ATGATTGAGTACGTGATAATGATCATAGCCATACTCGGAGCGGTACTGGCCCTTGTCCAGAGGGACCTCCTCAAGGCAGCCATACTCACAGGGGTCCCGGGGGCAGCAATAGCCGCCCTCTACCAGTTACTCCTTGCACCTGACGTTGCCCTGACACAGGCAATAGTCGGGTCAGCGATAATACCGGTATTCTTTGCCCTTGCAGCCTACAAGACAATGAGAATGGAGGAAGAATGA
- a CDS encoding MnhB domain-containing protein — protein MSTILKIFAFPAAIFIMCLGILTVLGGHITPGGGFQGGAMVAAGFIFCAVVYGIERSPFQFSHEFMSAMESIVALGYVGLGLCGLLFSGFFLYNLGVDLYGVSHAVSGFFNYPDPTDAGIIPYLNIVVGLKVMVGLSAIVITFMEFRGEEVTE, from the coding sequence ATGAGTACCATACTTAAGATATTCGCATTCCCTGCAGCCATATTCATAATGTGTCTGGGAATCCTCACAGTACTGGGAGGGCACATAACACCCGGCGGAGGATTCCAGGGCGGTGCCATGGTTGCAGCAGGGTTCATATTCTGTGCAGTTGTCTATGGAATTGAAAGGAGCCCCTTCCAGTTTTCCCATGAATTCATGTCTGCAATGGAGAGCATAGTAGCCCTCGGATATGTTGGTCTTGGGCTCTGCGGTCTCTTATTCTCAGGCTTCTTCCTCTACAACCTGGGAGTTGACCTGTACGGAGTATCTCATGCCGTCAGCGGGTTCTTCAACTATCCCGACCCCACAGATGCAGGTATAATACCCTACCTGAACATCGTGGTGGGCCTGAAGGTCATGGTGGGTCTCAGTGCAATTGTTATAACCTTCATGGAGTTCAGGGGTGAAGAGGTCACCGAATAG
- a CDS encoding cation:proton antiporter subunit C, protein MISLQLASLLTAGSLMVIGAVAVIFIDNLIKKVIALSFIADGVNLFLVTLGYKPGGIVYIYLPGMSGSWFAQNAAYPLPFALVLTSIVIGASTLAVMLGIIIVLYHKHGTISASKVLEE, encoded by the coding sequence ATGATATCCCTACAGCTGGCATCACTCCTGACGGCAGGAAGCCTCATGGTCATAGGCGCCGTTGCGGTGATCTTCATAGACAACCTCATAAAGAAGGTTATAGCCCTCTCCTTCATAGCCGACGGTGTTAACCTCTTCCTTGTGACCCTCGGATATAAACCAGGGGGGATAGTCTACATATATCTGCCGGGAATGTCGGGGTCATGGTTTGCCCAGAACGCAGCCTACCCCCTCCCCTTTGCACTGGTGCTCACCAGCATAGTCATAGGGGCCAGCACCCTGGCTGTCATGCTCGGAATAATAATAGTACTGTACCATAAACACGGCACCATCAGCGCATCCAAGGTGCTTGAAGAGTGA
- a CDS encoding nickel-dependent hydrogenase large subunit, protein MDGKEEIIETEIAMGPVHSAAIEPYRVRLFVEDEIVRDAEITVGVNHRGIERIMEGLPVEKANSLTEKVCGICSGVHLWNSVLVAEKGLGVEIPERASYIRIIIGELERLHSHLLYLAHGNEVLGHETFSMRLFYIRETVMELLRLIGGNRVQYGVPIIGGIRPRADLDEMKVQRIREGIDLIEEKVEAFAERFTSDPMIMSRITGVCPISRKDALRLHVTGPTLRATGVDLDIRREMPCYDPFEFEVITQDEGDVRANLLMRVLEIFESVKIIRQALRDLPGGKVVDRSWEMQDTGIIKSYVEAPRGRLYHSYAIEDGRVRGSVIRTPSMSNIGAMQYACIGHHITDAQLGIVQCDPCFTCTDRAIEIVDLSDNPRR, encoded by the coding sequence ATGGATGGAAAAGAGGAGATAATAGAGACGGAAATAGCAATGGGGCCCGTGCATTCAGCAGCCATAGAACCCTACCGTGTAAGGCTCTTCGTGGAGGATGAGATAGTACGGGACGCCGAGATAACGGTTGGCGTGAACCACAGGGGAATCGAGAGGATAATGGAGGGCCTCCCGGTTGAGAAGGCCAACAGCCTCACCGAGAAGGTCTGCGGTATCTGTTCAGGCGTCCACCTCTGGAACTCTGTCCTGGTTGCTGAGAAGGGCCTCGGGGTTGAGATACCTGAGAGGGCATCCTACATAAGGATAATCATCGGTGAACTCGAAAGGCTCCACAGCCACCTACTTTACCTTGCACATGGAAATGAGGTTCTGGGCCATGAGACCTTCTCCATGAGGCTCTTCTACATAAGGGAGACTGTCATGGAACTTCTAAGGCTCATAGGGGGTAACAGGGTACAGTACGGCGTCCCCATAATAGGGGGAATAAGGCCCCGGGCTGACCTTGATGAGATGAAGGTACAGAGGATAAGGGAGGGCATTGACCTCATCGAGGAAAAGGTGGAGGCCTTCGCCGAGAGGTTCACCTCCGATCCCATGATAATGTCCCGTATAACAGGGGTCTGCCCCATAAGCAGAAAGGATGCTCTGAGGTTACACGTCACAGGACCGACCCTGAGGGCAACCGGCGTGGACCTTGACATCAGACGTGAGATGCCATGCTACGACCCCTTCGAATTTGAGGTTATAACACAGGATGAAGGTGATGTCAGGGCAAACCTCCTCATGCGTGTCCTTGAGATATTTGAATCAGTGAAGATCATAAGACAGGCCCTAAGGGATTTACCAGGGGGTAAGGTTGTTGACAGGAGCTGGGAGATGCAGGACACAGGCATCATCAAGAGCTATGTGGAGGCACCACGCGGAAGACTCTACCACTCCTATGCAATAGAGGATGGGAGGGTCAGGGGTTCGGTGATAAGGACACCCTCCATGTCAAACATAGGGGCAATGCAGTATGCATGCATAGGCCACCACATCACTGACGCCCAGCTGGGCATAGTGCAGTGCGACCCCTGCTTCACATGCACAGACAGGGCCATAGAAATTGTAGATCTGTCTGATAATCCTCGCAGGTGA